The Solanum lycopersicum chromosome 9, SLM_r2.1 genome window below encodes:
- the LOC101256218 gene encoding uncharacterized protein → MGGVPSTPRFNGGSRPHETAEYLIGAFIGEKSFPLASDYWQKLLELPLNLHWSSDRVQQACLHFAQNNCYTRHLAKILIHLSWCLEECVSTADASSSAYVKALNAVYVSSVFLKHLIENAKTDNFEDLYMSLNESEEIPSDVPKEQSIEHLVVNSVLNFLGRVDVSSDTYLLHYELLNFMLVALSTQLLSGPSLGADDIHPFFDAAMSQPTSLVNLAIRKLLVNYITRPRFPLKASSYYIFSEGYRPGVLQRVGSVAANLVLLPLNFFASSSNEASRSPLADNSLNILLILVHYRKSLGIDHFKDKIDYSSTDSLPKEESFFENPYCKALENARDIEFDRVDVEGNAPGGPVVRLPFASLFDSLGMCLADETSGLLLYSLVHGNSDFLEYVLVRTDLDTLLMPLLETLYNAPRRTSNQIYMVLIILLILSQDSSFNASIHKLVLPSVPWYQERVLHQTSLGSLMVIVLTRTVKYNLSKLRDVYLHTNCLATLANMAPHVHRLSGYASQRLVSLFDMLARKYNKLAEMKNDKMHVLNGESKEENSLQEDTAAELHIYTDFLRIVLEILNAILTYSLPRNPEVVYAIMHRQEVFQPFRSHPRFNELLDNIFMVLDFFNSRMDAQKMDGEWSVEKVLQVIIVNCRSWRVDGLKMFTQLRFTYEQESRPEEFFIPYVWQLVLSRSGLNFSPSRIHLFPADLPLQDSIGKEVENPQKGDMKGNELKIEVPV, encoded by the exons ATGGGGGGAGTACCGTCAACGCCGAGGTTTAACGGTGGTTCGAGGCCTCATGAAACGGCGGAGTATCTAATTGGAGCATTTATTGGCGAGAAATCGTTTCCTCTTGCTTCTGATTACTGGCAGAAGCTTCTAGAGCTTCCTCTAAATCTTCATTGGTCTTCGGATCGTGTTCAGCAAGCTTGCCTACACTTTG CTCAGAACAATTGCTACACAAGGCATCTTGCCAAAATTTTAATTCACCTATCTTGGTGCTTGGAAGAGTGTGTTTCTACAGCCGATGCTTCTTCATCAGCTTATGTGAAAGCTCTCAATGCAGTCTACGTCTCATCTGTTTTTCTGAAGCACCTCATTGAGAATGCTAAAACTGACAACTTCGAAGATCTATACATGTCCCTGAATGAAAGTGAGGAAATTCCAAGTGATGTCCCTAAAG AACAGAGTATTGAGCATCTTGTTGTGAATAGTGTGCTTAATTTTCTTGGCAGGGTAGATGTAAG CTCTGATACATATCTTCTACATTACGAGTTGCTTAATTTCATGCTTGTTGCGTTATCAACTCAGCTTCTTTCTGGGCCGTCACTTGGAGCAGATGATATTCATCCTTTCTTTGATGCAGCAATGTCTCAG ccAACTTCTTTGGTCAATCTGGCTATACGTAAGCTGCTTGTTAACTACATCACGCGGCCGCGTTTCCCTCTGAAGGCTTCATCATACTATATATTTTCTGAAGGATATCGTCCTGGAGTTTTACAGAGAGTTGGCTCTGTTGCAG CAAATCTCGTGCTGCTGCCGTTGAATTTCTTTGCAAGTTCAAGCAATGAAGCTTCCAGAAGCCCATTGGCAGACAACAGTCTTAATATTTTACTCATCCTTGTTCATTACCGCAAGAGTCTTGGCATCGATCATTTCAAAGATAAAATTGACTACAGCAGTACAGATTCACTACCAAAGGAAGAATCCTTCTTTGAGAATCCTTACTGCAAGGCCCTTGAGAATGCTCGGGATATTGAAT TTGATCGTGTCGATGTTGAGGGGAATGCACCTGGTGGTCCGGTTGTGAGATTACCCTTTGCTTCTCTTTTTGATAGCCTTGGCAT GTGCTTGGCTGATGAGACTTCTGGACTTCTGCTTTATTCACTCGTTCATGGGAATTCAGATTTTCTTGAGTATGTGTTGGTGCGGACTGATCTGGATACACTG TTGATGCCTTTGCTCGAAACACTGTATAATGCACCTAGGAGGACATCCAATCAGATATATATGGTGCTGATTATCCTTCTTATACTTAGCCAAGATTCCTCATTCAATGCCAGCATTCATAAACTG GTGCTGCCCAGTGTTCCATGGTACCAAGAGCGTGTTCTTCATCAGACCTCTCTTGGTTCTCTTATGGTCATAGTTTTGACGAGGACAGTGAAATACAACCTATCTAAGTTGCGG GATGTTTACCTTCATACAAATTGCCTTGCAACTTTAGCTAATATGGCACCTCATGTACATCGCCTAAGTGGTTATGCATCACAACGTTTAGTGAGCCTATTTGACATGCTTGCACGCAA GTACAACAAATTGGCAGAGATGAAAAATGATAAGATGCATGTGCTCAATGGTGAATCAAAGGAAGAAAATAGTCTCCAAGAAGATACG GCAGCTGAGCTGCATATTTATACCGACTTCTTAAGAATTGTTCTTGAGATATTAAATGCTATTCTGACCTATTCCTTGCCGCGGAATCCTGAG GTTGTTTATGCAATAATGCACAGGCAGGAAGTTTTTCAGCCATTCAGAAGCCATCCACGGTTCAATGAACTGCTTGACAACATATTTATG GTTTTGGACTTCTTCAACAGTCGCATGGATGCCCAAAAGATGGATGGGGAATGGTCTGTAGAGAAAGTACTGCAAGTGATTATTGTTAATTGCCGATCTTGGAGGGTTGACGGACTAAAG ATGTTTACCCAATTGCGTTTCACATATGAACAAGAGAGTCGTCCTGAGGAGTTCTTCATTCCATATGTGTGGCAGCTGGTGTTGTCTCGGAG TGGTCTCAACTTTTCTCCTAGCAGGATACATCTTTTCCCGGCTGACCTTCCTCTCCAA